In a genomic window of Candidatus Binatia bacterium:
- a CDS encoding TPM domain-containing protein → MTALRLRSAPGARSRVLACRVAPVLACALVLLAAVSAHAQQIAVPKPQGFVNDFANVIDVPTKRRLEALIRELQQKTGAEIAIVTVRSTEPETAFDYAMAIAEQWKPGAKDKDNGVVFLVAVDDRELQILTGYGVEGALPDGRVGEIRDTLIVPAFRAGDYSRGILEATQTMAALIAAEYGVKLTGAPEPVRRRPRSGGSGALGLLGFILLFLLVSALINAVGGGGRHYRRGRRGGFGAPIIFPGGMGGRGGFGGLGGGFGGGGGFGGFGGGGFGGGGAGGRW, encoded by the coding sequence GTGACGGCTCTGCGTCTTCGGAGCGCGCCCGGCGCGCGCTCGCGCGTGCTCGCCTGCCGCGTCGCACCCGTCCTCGCGTGCGCGCTCGTGCTGCTTGCGGCGGTATCCGCGCACGCGCAGCAGATCGCGGTCCCCAAGCCGCAGGGCTTCGTCAACGACTTCGCGAACGTCATCGACGTGCCGACCAAGCGTCGGCTCGAAGCGCTGATCCGCGAGCTGCAGCAGAAGACCGGCGCCGAGATCGCGATCGTCACCGTGCGCTCGACCGAGCCCGAGACCGCCTTCGACTACGCGATGGCGATCGCCGAGCAGTGGAAGCCCGGCGCCAAGGACAAGGACAACGGCGTCGTCTTCCTGGTCGCGGTCGACGACCGCGAGCTGCAGATCCTGACCGGCTACGGCGTCGAGGGCGCGCTGCCCGACGGCAGGGTCGGCGAGATCCGCGACACGCTCATCGTGCCGGCGTTCCGCGCCGGCGACTACTCGCGCGGCATCCTCGAGGCGACGCAGACGATGGCCGCGCTGATCGCGGCCGAGTACGGCGTGAAGCTCACCGGCGCGCCCGAGCCCGTGCGCCGACGCCCGCGCAGCGGCGGAAGCGGCGCCCTCGGGCTCCTCGGCTTCATCCTGCTCTTCCTGCTGGTGTCGGCGCTGATCAATGCGGTCGGCGGCGGCGGGCGACACTACCGACGTGGTCGGCGAGGCGGTTTCGGCGCGCCGATCATCTTCCCAGGTGGTATGGGGGGACGCGGCGGCTTCGGCGGCCTCGGTGGCGGGTTCGGCGGCGGTGGCGGCTTTGGTGGCTTCGGCGGCGGCGGCTTCGGCGGCGGCGGAGCCGGAGGGAGATGGTGA